Proteins from a genomic interval of Eulemur rufifrons isolate Redbay chromosome 10, OSU_ERuf_1, whole genome shotgun sequence:
- the ZNF300 gene encoding LOW QUALITY PROTEIN: zinc finger protein 300 (The sequence of the model RefSeq protein was modified relative to this genomic sequence to represent the inferred CDS: substituted 1 base at 1 genomic stop codon) — protein sequence MMKSQGLVSFKDVAVDFTQEEWQQLDPAQRTLYRDVMLENYSHLVSMGYPVSKPDVISKLEQGEDPWIIKRDISNWMYPDENQADGGQGKXNISGKSNLHNSQSYILGAVSFHNKILKGVTKDGSFYSILKVCQGDGQLQKCKENQDKLFRQVTFVSSKTVTEASGHKYNALGKTEPDTSRQRLHKYDALKKTLKPNIDLPSYNKSNSRKNLDQSFGCGKSSSHSESNSNLEKIHNGLMPCDDYQCGNIFSNKQSLIQYQNVATREKTCVCITCGKAFAKKSQLIVHQRIHTGKKPYDCGACGKAFSEKFHLVVHQRTHTGEKPYDCSECGKAFSQKSSLIIHQRVHTGEKPYECRECGKAFSQKSPLIIHQRIHTGEKPYECRECGKAFSQKSQLIIHHRAHTGEKPYECTECGKAFCEKSHLIIHKRIHTGEKPYKCAQCEEAFSRKTELITHQLIHTGEKPYECTECGKTFSRKSQLIIHRRTHTGEKPYKCNECGKAFCQKSHLIGHQRIHTGEKPYICTECGKAFSQKSHLPGHQRIHTGEKPYICLECGKAFSQKSDLVLHQRIHTGERPYQCAVCGKAFIQKSQLTVHQRIHTVVKL from the exons ATGATGAAGTCACAG GGATTAGTATCATTCAAGGATGTGGCTGTGGATTTCACCCAGGAGGAGTGGCAGCAACTGGACCCTGCTCAAAGGACCCTGTACAGGGATGTGATGCTGGAAAACTACAGCCACCTGGTCTCAATGG GGTATCCAGTTTCCAAACCAGATGTCATCTCCAAGTTGGAACAAGGAGAAGATCCATGGATCATAAAGAGAGACATATCAAATTGGATGTATCCAGATGAAAATCAGGCAGATGGGGGACAAGGGAAGTGAAATATCa gtgGGAAGAGTAACCTTCACAACTCCCAGTCATATATTTTGGGTGCTGTTTCCTtccataataaaatactaaaaggaGTCACAAAGGATGGTTCATTTTACTCAATTTTAAAAGTCTGTCAAGGTGATGGCCAGCTTCAGAAATGTAAGGAAAATCAAGACAAACTTTTCAGGCAAGTCACATTTGTTAGCAGCAAAACAGTAACTGAGGCATCAGGCCATAAGTATAATGCATTGGGAAAAACAGAGCCAGATACATCAAGACAAAGACTCCATAAATATGATGCTTTAAAAAAGACCTTAAAACCAAATATTGACCTGCCTAGTTATAATAAGAGCAATTCAAGAAAAAACCTTGATCAGAGTTTTGGATGTGGAAAATCATCTAGCCACAGTGAATCCAATTCTAATCTTGAGAAAATTCACAATGGATTAATGCCCTGTGATGATTATCAGTGTGGaaacatttttagcaataaacaaTCCCTTATTCAATATCAGAATGTTGCAACTAGGGAGAAAACCTGTGTGTGTATTACATGTGGAAAAGCCTTTGCTAAGAAGTCACAGCTCATTGtacatcaaagaattcatactggaaagAAACCATATGATTGTGGTgcatgtggaaaagccttcagtgAGAAGTTTCATCTCGTTGTACATCAGAGAACTCATACCGGGGAGAAACCTTATGATTGttctgaatgtggaaaagccttctcTCAGAAATCATCCCTCATTATACATCAGAGAGTTCACACTGGGGAAAAACCATATGAATGTagagaatgtgggaaagccttctcTCAGAAGTCACCCCTCATTATACATCAGAGAATACATACTGGggaaaaaccctatgaatgtaggGAGTGTGGGAAGGCCTTCTCTCAGAAGTCACAACTTATTATACATCATAGAgctcatactggagagaagccaTATGAGTGtactgaatgtgggaaagccttctgTGAGAAGTCCCACCTCAtcatacataaaagaattcacactggtgagaaaccctacaaatgtgctCAGTGTGAGGAAGCCTTCAGCAGGAAGACAGAACTCATTACACATCAGTTAATTCATACTGGGGAAAAGCCCTATGAATGTACTGAATGTGGGAAGACGTTCTCCCGGAAGTCACAGCTCATCATACATCGGAGAacacacactggagagaaaccctataaatgcaatgaatgtggaaaagccttctgTCAGAAATCACATCTCATTggacatcagagaattcacacaggAGAAAAACCTTATATATGTactgaatgtgggaaagctttctCTCAGAAATCTCACCTCCCAGGACATCAgcgaattcatacaggagagaaaccttacataTGTCTTGAATGTGGAAAGGCCTTTTCCCAGAAGTCAGACCTTGTTttgcatcagagaattcatactggggaAAGACCCTATCAGTGTGCTGTATGTGGGAAAGCTTTCATCCAGAAGTCACAACTCACTGTACACCAGAGAATTCATACCGTGGTAAAATTGTAA